A single genomic interval of Streptomyces sp. NBC_00663 harbors:
- a CDS encoding aminomethyl transferase family protein, whose product MTIPSLQDAIDKAGSPINLLWRPNAEPWTPEVVEREYAGWRQEQAAWHEGVALLNLSHHMYDMWIEGPDATRVLADHGTNNFEKFAIGQAKQYVPVTRHGHIVTDNILAREGENKFLLSGIPAAQHWVQYHAEKGGYDVAFETDASSAFRPGGGDPKLFRYQIQGPLAVELIERVFGGPLPETKFFHSAAVTLDGRSFRALRHGMAGQAGYEFIGPWEHAPHVHEAFLKAGEPLGLVQVGALAYATPSVESGWVPSPVPGIYTDPELAEYRKYLPLFGIEGKRPLNGSYFSENIEDYYVSPYELGYGKVIHFGHDFVGRDALLKAKEGPLRTKVTLVLDPDDVRTVVGQGEDPGFVLSYARHRVESDSGLVGVTMQSASIDPVGTVLAQTLIDPAYAARGTEVTVVWGEHPGSGTDPEADLGFPRIRATVQPSPFNEHARTLYRRDR is encoded by the coding sequence ATGACAATCCCCTCCCTCCAGGACGCCATCGACAAGGCCGGATCGCCGATCAATCTGCTGTGGCGGCCGAACGCCGAGCCGTGGACGCCGGAGGTCGTCGAGCGCGAGTACGCCGGCTGGCGTCAGGAGCAGGCCGCCTGGCACGAGGGCGTGGCCCTCCTCAACCTCTCGCACCACATGTACGACATGTGGATTGAAGGCCCGGACGCCACCAGGGTGTTGGCCGACCACGGCACTAACAACTTCGAGAAGTTCGCCATCGGACAGGCCAAGCAGTACGTGCCGGTCACCCGGCACGGCCACATCGTCACCGACAACATCCTCGCCCGCGAGGGCGAGAACAAATTCCTGCTCAGCGGCATACCGGCAGCCCAGCACTGGGTGCAGTACCACGCGGAGAAGGGCGGCTACGACGTCGCGTTCGAGACCGACGCCTCCTCTGCGTTCCGGCCCGGCGGCGGTGACCCGAAGCTCTTCCGCTACCAGATCCAGGGCCCGCTCGCGGTCGAGCTGATCGAGCGGGTCTTCGGCGGGCCGCTGCCGGAGACGAAGTTCTTCCATTCCGCCGCGGTCACCCTCGACGGCCGCTCCTTCCGCGCGCTGCGCCACGGCATGGCGGGACAGGCCGGCTACGAGTTCATCGGCCCGTGGGAGCACGCACCCCACGTCCACGAGGCGTTCCTCAAGGCGGGCGAGCCGCTCGGCCTCGTCCAGGTCGGAGCCCTCGCCTACGCCACGCCGAGCGTGGAGAGCGGCTGGGTCCCCTCGCCGGTGCCCGGCATCTACACCGACCCCGAACTCGCGGAATACCGCAAGTACCTGCCCCTGTTCGGCATCGAGGGCAAGCGTCCCCTCAACGGCAGCTACTTCTCCGAGAACATCGAGGACTACTACGTCTCCCCGTACGAGCTCGGCTACGGCAAGGTGATCCACTTCGGTCACGACTTCGTGGGCCGCGACGCCCTGTTGAAGGCCAAGGAAGGGCCGCTGCGCACCAAGGTGACCCTCGTCCTCGACCCCGACGACGTGCGCACCGTGGTCGGCCAGGGCGAGGACCCCGGCTTCGTCCTCAGCTACGCCCGGCACCGGGTGGAGAGCGACTCCGGCCTGGTCGGCGTCACGATGCAGAGCGCGTCGATCGACCCCGTGGGCACCGTGCTCGCGCAGACCCTGATCGACCCCGCGTACGCCGCACGGGGCACCGAGGTCACGGTCGTCTGGGGCGAGCACCCCGGTTCCGGTACCGACCCCGAGGCCGACCTCGGCTTCCCGCGCATCCGAGCCACCGTGCAGCCTTCGCCGTTCAACGAGCACGCACGCACCCTCTACCGGCGCGACCGCTGA
- a CDS encoding methylenetetrahydrofolate reductase, producing the protein MTGKDVPKLEEARDSIPQGTRINVTFLGNEDLRMRLDAARAVKRLGFVPVPHISARRLGSRSDFEQFLAGLRADGTSDNVFLVGGDPAHPEGPYADSLSLIDTGLLGEYGVRHVGVTGYPEGHPAIDGPTLWSALEGKHAALAGQPLEGSVITQFGFDVDPVLAWVVEVRRRGIALPIRIGVPGPAGVRRLMSYAARFGVGTSASVVKKYGFSLTNLMGTAGPDRFLRDLAKAYDPERHGDLKIHFYTFGGLKATSDWAARFRKESLA; encoded by the coding sequence ATGACCGGGAAGGACGTTCCCAAACTGGAGGAGGCCCGCGACAGCATCCCCCAGGGCACGCGCATCAACGTCACCTTCCTCGGCAACGAGGACCTGCGGATGCGGCTGGACGCGGCCCGGGCGGTCAAGCGGCTCGGCTTCGTCCCCGTACCGCACATATCCGCCCGCCGCCTCGGCTCCCGCTCCGACTTCGAGCAGTTCCTGGCCGGTCTGCGGGCCGACGGCACGTCCGACAACGTGTTCCTCGTCGGCGGCGACCCGGCCCATCCCGAGGGCCCCTACGCCGACTCCCTGTCCCTGATCGACACCGGACTGCTGGGGGAGTACGGCGTACGGCACGTCGGCGTCACCGGATATCCGGAGGGCCATCCCGCGATCGACGGTCCGACGCTGTGGTCCGCGCTGGAGGGCAAGCACGCGGCGCTCGCCGGGCAACCCCTGGAGGGCAGCGTCATCACCCAGTTCGGCTTCGACGTGGACCCGGTCCTCGCCTGGGTGGTCGAGGTACGGCGCCGCGGCATCGCCCTCCCGATCCGCATCGGTGTGCCCGGACCCGCCGGGGTGCGCCGGCTCATGTCGTACGCCGCCCGTTTCGGGGTCGGCACCAGCGCCTCCGTCGTCAAGAAGTACGGCTTCTCGCTGACCAACCTCATGGGCACCGCAGGACCGGACCGCTTCCTGCGTGACCTCGCGAAGGCCTACGACCCGGAGCGCCACGGCGACTTGAAGATCCACTTCTATACGTTCGGCGGGCTCAAGGCCACCTCCGACTGGGCCGCCCGCTTCCGGAAGGAAAGCCTGGCATGA
- the purU gene encoding formyltetrahydrofolate deformylase, translated as MTVTQDAPAPTATGKSPARQASLIVQGADATGIVAAVASVLSDHGANIVSLDQYSDNPQGGAFFQRTVFGLGGLQAALPALRADLDSRLVAGLGLSYTLRDMSVPKRVAIFASKSDHCLLDLLWRHRQGQLPVTVAMVISNHPDVAEEVRSFGIPFFHVPCQGADKSAAEAEHLRLLKGNVDFVVLARYMQIISGDFIEKVGVPIINIHHSFLPAFIGAGPYAKAKGRGVKLVGATAHYVTEDLDEGPIIEQDVVRVTHAHTAADLARRGADVERAVLSRAVLWHAEDRVIRDGNHTIVFA; from the coding sequence ATGACCGTCACACAAGACGCCCCGGCCCCCACCGCCACGGGCAAGTCCCCTGCCCGGCAAGCCTCGTTGATCGTGCAGGGTGCCGACGCCACCGGCATCGTCGCGGCCGTCGCCTCCGTGCTGAGCGACCACGGCGCGAACATCGTCTCCCTCGACCAGTACTCCGACAATCCGCAGGGCGGCGCCTTCTTCCAGCGCACCGTCTTCGGACTCGGCGGTCTCCAGGCCGCGTTGCCGGCGCTGCGGGCCGATCTCGACAGCCGCCTGGTGGCGGGGCTGGGGCTGAGCTACACGCTGCGGGACATGTCGGTGCCCAAGCGGGTCGCCATCTTCGCCTCCAAGTCCGACCACTGTCTGCTGGACCTGCTGTGGCGCCACCGGCAGGGCCAACTGCCCGTCACCGTCGCCATGGTGATCTCCAATCACCCCGACGTGGCGGAGGAGGTTCGCAGCTTCGGCATTCCCTTCTTCCATGTCCCCTGCCAGGGCGCGGACAAGTCGGCGGCGGAGGCGGAGCACCTGCGGCTGCTGAAAGGGAACGTGGACTTTGTCGTCCTGGCCCGCTACATGCAGATCATCTCGGGTGACTTCATCGAGAAGGTCGGCGTGCCGATCATCAACATCCACCACTCCTTCCTGCCCGCCTTCATCGGCGCCGGCCCCTACGCCAAGGCCAAGGGCCGAGGGGTGAAGCTGGTGGGCGCCACCGCGCACTACGTCACCGAGGACCTGGACGAGGGCCCGATCATCGAGCAGGACGTCGTCCGCGTCACCCACGCCCACACCGCGGCCGACCTCGCCCGCCGGGGCGCCGACGTGGAGCGCGCGGTGCTCTCCCGCGCGGTGCTGTGGCACGCCGAGGACCGGGTCATCCGCGACGGCAACCACACCATCGTCTTCGCCTGA
- a CDS encoding bifunctional 5,10-methylenetetrahydrofolate dehydrogenase/5,10-methenyltetrahydrofolate cyclohydrolase yields MTTTIDGTRIARRIRSQVAEAVAGAAGSGPVPGLATVLVGDDPASAVYVAAKRRAIREAGMRDFHRHLPGHATHDDVAAVLDELAATPEVSGILLQLPLPRHLDAAPLIDRIPVTKDVDGLTTASLGRLARGERGLRPCTPSGVIELLDAEGIALRGAKVAVVGWGELVGKPLTHLLLRRGATVSVAHEHTTDLAAVTRPADIVVVATGVRGLVGPEHIRPGAVVIDVGIHRTPSGLTGDVRSRELDGIAGRITPVPGGVGPMTIAMLLVNTLRAAEWGAERAAVAA; encoded by the coding sequence ATGACAACCACCATCGACGGCACCAGGATCGCCCGGCGGATCCGGTCGCAGGTCGCCGAGGCGGTCGCCGGAGCTGCGGGGTCGGGACCGGTCCCTGGACTGGCCACCGTCCTTGTCGGCGACGATCCGGCAAGCGCCGTGTACGTCGCCGCCAAACGGCGCGCGATCAGGGAAGCCGGTATGCGCGACTTCCACCGCCATCTGCCCGGGCACGCGACCCACGACGACGTGGCCGCCGTACTCGACGAACTGGCCGCCACCCCCGAGGTCTCCGGCATCCTTCTCCAACTCCCGCTGCCCCGGCACCTGGACGCGGCCCCGCTGATCGACCGCATCCCCGTCACCAAGGATGTCGACGGCCTCACCACCGCCAGCCTCGGCCGCCTCGCCCGCGGTGAACGGGGACTGCGCCCCTGCACCCCCAGCGGGGTCATCGAACTCCTCGACGCCGAGGGCATCGCGCTCAGGGGCGCGAAGGTCGCGGTGGTCGGCTGGGGCGAGCTCGTCGGCAAGCCCCTGACCCACCTGTTGCTGCGGCGCGGGGCGACCGTGTCGGTGGCCCACGAACACACCACCGACCTCGCCGCGGTCACCCGGCCCGCTGACATCGTCGTGGTGGCCACCGGCGTACGCGGTCTCGTCGGCCCCGAACACATCCGGCCCGGCGCCGTCGTCATCGACGTCGGCATCCACCGCACACCCTCCGGCCTGACCGGAGACGTCCGCTCGCGCGAACTCGACGGCATCGCCGGACGTATCACCCCCGTCCCCGGCGGGGTGGGGCCGATGACCATCGCGATGCTGCTGGTCAACACCCTGCGGGCGGCCGAATGGGGTGCCGAACGTGCGGCCGTCGCGGCCTGA
- a CDS encoding LacI family DNA-binding transcriptional regulator, whose protein sequence is MGRSGRVTLNDVAKASGVSRATVSFVLNDDPRQTISEATRERVLEAAHELGYVVHGIARALREGASRIVVLHVDRGLEGNFSHSYVRGLDEELAEHDHVLLVRHGHAAPEATQKILDAIAPRAVLRLGEVYMQGHEPIEEDWENGFAANAALQIGYLAERGHTRIAMAMPDHDFPLTEARLGFSQEAARRLGLPALERFVVPRPREAGAAAVEAFLAAHPDVTAVAAFDDDIALRTLTALRDLGRRVPEDVAVIGFDETEHGSLSTPALTTVHIDAEILGRIAARTALGLDPEGLAPVPGQVVVRASV, encoded by the coding sequence ATGGGCCGTTCAGGCCGGGTGACGTTGAACGACGTGGCCAAGGCGTCTGGCGTGTCGCGGGCCACGGTGAGCTTCGTCCTGAACGACGACCCGCGGCAGACCATCTCCGAGGCGACCCGGGAGCGGGTCCTGGAGGCCGCCCACGAACTGGGATACGTCGTGCACGGGATCGCCCGCGCGCTGCGCGAGGGAGCTTCGCGCATCGTCGTGCTCCACGTCGACCGCGGACTGGAGGGCAACTTCTCCCACAGCTACGTCCGGGGCCTGGACGAGGAACTGGCCGAACACGACCACGTCCTCCTCGTCCGCCACGGACACGCGGCACCCGAGGCCACGCAGAAGATCCTCGACGCCATCGCGCCCCGGGCCGTGCTCCGGCTCGGCGAGGTCTACATGCAAGGGCACGAGCCCATCGAGGAGGACTGGGAGAACGGATTCGCCGCCAACGCCGCCCTACAGATCGGCTACCTCGCCGAGCGGGGACACACCCGGATCGCGATGGCGATGCCCGACCATGACTTCCCGCTGACCGAGGCCCGCCTTGGCTTCTCTCAGGAGGCTGCCCGGCGCCTCGGGCTCCCGGCGCTGGAGCGTTTCGTCGTCCCGCGGCCCAGAGAGGCCGGCGCCGCCGCCGTCGAGGCGTTCCTGGCGGCGCACCCGGACGTGACCGCCGTCGCCGCCTTCGACGACGACATCGCGCTGCGCACCCTGACAGCCCTGCGTGACCTCGGGCGGCGCGTGCCGGAGGATGTCGCCGTGATCGGCTTCGATGAGACCGAGCACGGCTCTCTGTCGACGCCCGCCCTCACCACCGTCCACATCGACGCCGAGATCCTCGGACGGATCGCCGCCCGGACCGCCCTCGGCCTGGACCCGGAAGGCCTGGCGCCGGTGCCCGGCCAGGTCGTGGTCCGCGCCTCGGTGTGA
- a CDS encoding alpha-L-fucosidase codes for MSSSINRRQFLAGATCVAAAAVAGGGFGAGLAQAAPSTYTPDWNSVDQHPPAPEWFQDAKFGIYFHWGAFSVPAYDNEWYPRNMYASGSNANKHHITTYGQPSAWPYHNFINGAQDLAGNTVKFAPKLKSAGGNFDPDEWAQLFVDAGAKFAGPVAEHHDGFSMWDSQVNEWNSVDKGPGLNLLQLFTTAIRAKNLKLLVAMHHAYHYNGFYQYVPAQTDPSLKKLYGQLGSTAENQLWYDKLKEVIDRAQPDILWQDFKLDAVDETQRLNFLAYYYNQASSWGREVVATYKDGMNGKGEVFDYERGGPADLTTPYWLTDDSISSSSWCYTQGIGYYSIQQMLHSFIDRVSKNGNMLLNIAPMADGTIPQTQKNILLGIGDHLKRFGESMYSTRAWTTYGEGPTKMGGGAFTTPTAGTAQDIRFTRSKANTVLYATVLGWPGSSLTIKTLNSDRINLSSLTSVKLLGSTAGTYIDLPTPTQSASGLTVTLPSSAPYTAGAYVLKLAFSGTIPGLRPLSGAVGFTDVNYSGRAGVLALGDYTADDLTAAGLGTDSLSSLRLAPGHQVIGYSGDNFTGTSWTFTADNPDLRVTGNNDAVTSLKVQFNPSTYFRITNVTDGLALDSGGNVASGSNLKQWTWDGSSNLQWQAVEVGGGYYKLVNRTNGMVADGWGATADGTAARQAAWNGGTNQQWTITHRGDGRYSIANRTTGLVLDGGGDVTSGSITKQWAYGSSTNLLWTLTAL; via the coding sequence ATGTCGAGTTCGATCAACAGACGCCAGTTCCTGGCCGGCGCCACCTGCGTCGCAGCGGCCGCCGTGGCGGGCGGCGGCTTCGGTGCCGGCCTCGCGCAGGCGGCTCCGAGTACCTACACACCCGACTGGAACTCGGTCGACCAGCACCCGCCGGCCCCGGAGTGGTTCCAGGACGCCAAGTTCGGCATCTACTTCCACTGGGGTGCCTTCAGCGTCCCCGCGTACGACAACGAGTGGTACCCGCGCAACATGTACGCGAGCGGCAGCAACGCCAACAAGCACCACATCACGACCTACGGCCAGCCCTCGGCATGGCCGTACCACAACTTCATCAACGGGGCTCAGGACCTTGCGGGCAACACCGTCAAGTTCGCCCCGAAACTGAAGTCGGCGGGCGGCAACTTCGACCCCGACGAATGGGCGCAGCTGTTCGTCGACGCCGGCGCGAAGTTCGCCGGACCCGTGGCCGAGCACCACGACGGCTTCTCCATGTGGGACAGCCAGGTCAACGAGTGGAACTCGGTCGACAAGGGCCCGGGGCTGAACCTGCTACAGCTGTTCACCACGGCCATCCGCGCCAAGAACCTCAAGCTGCTGGTGGCCATGCACCACGCGTACCACTACAACGGCTTCTACCAGTACGTCCCCGCCCAGACCGACCCCAGCCTCAAGAAGCTCTACGGGCAGCTGGGCTCGACGGCGGAGAACCAGCTCTGGTACGACAAGCTCAAGGAGGTCATCGACCGCGCCCAACCCGACATCCTGTGGCAGGACTTCAAGCTGGACGCCGTCGACGAGACGCAGCGGCTGAACTTCCTGGCGTACTACTACAACCAGGCCAGCAGCTGGGGCCGCGAGGTCGTCGCCACCTACAAGGACGGCATGAACGGCAAGGGCGAGGTCTTCGACTACGAGCGGGGCGGCCCGGCCGACCTCACCACCCCGTACTGGCTGACCGACGACAGCATCTCCAGCAGCAGTTGGTGCTACACCCAGGGCATCGGCTACTACAGCATCCAGCAGATGCTGCACTCGTTCATCGACCGGGTCAGCAAGAACGGCAACATGCTGCTGAACATCGCGCCGATGGCCGACGGCACCATCCCGCAGACGCAGAAGAACATCCTGCTCGGCATCGGCGACCACCTGAAACGCTTCGGTGAGTCGATGTACTCGACCCGCGCGTGGACCACGTACGGCGAAGGGCCGACGAAGATGGGCGGCGGCGCGTTCACCACGCCGACGGCCGGTACCGCGCAGGACATCCGCTTCACCCGCAGCAAGGCGAACACCGTCCTGTACGCCACCGTCCTCGGCTGGCCCGGCAGTTCACTGACGATCAAGACCCTGAACTCGGACCGGATCAACCTCTCGTCACTGACCTCGGTCAAGCTCCTCGGCTCCACAGCCGGCACCTACATCGACCTGCCCACTCCCACCCAGAGCGCCTCCGGACTGACCGTCACCCTGCCGTCCTCGGCGCCCTACACCGCGGGCGCCTACGTCCTGAAGCTCGCCTTCTCCGGCACCATTCCGGGCCTGCGGCCGCTGTCCGGTGCCGTCGGCTTCACCGACGTCAACTACTCCGGCAGAGCCGGCGTGCTCGCCCTCGGCGACTACACCGCGGACGACCTGACGGCGGCGGGACTGGGTACGGACAGCCTCTCCTCCCTCCGTCTGGCCCCCGGCCACCAGGTGATCGGCTACTCCGGGGACAACTTCACCGGCACCTCCTGGACCTTCACCGCCGACAACCCCGACCTGCGGGTGACCGGCAACAACGACGCGGTCACCTCGCTGAAGGTGCAGTTCAACCCGTCGACGTACTTCCGGATCACCAACGTCACCGACGGGCTGGCCCTGGACAGCGGCGGCAACGTCGCATCGGGATCCAACCTGAAGCAGTGGACGTGGGACGGCAGTTCCAACCTCCAGTGGCAGGCGGTGGAGGTCGGCGGCGGCTACTACAAGCTGGTCAACCGCACCAACGGCATGGTCGCCGACGGCTGGGGCGCCACCGCCGACGGCACCGCCGCCCGGCAGGCGGCCTGGAACGGCGGTACCAACCAGCAGTGGACCATCACCCACCGGGGCGACGGCCGCTACTCGATCGCCAACCGCACCACCGGCCTGGTCCTGGACGGCGGCGGCGACGTCACGTCGGGCTCGATCACCAAGCAATGGGCCTACGGCAGCAGCACCAACCTGCTGTGGACCCTCACGGCACTCTGA
- a CDS encoding sugar ABC transporter substrate-binding protein gives MRVRTTLCSAAATLAALALLTACGGSGGATASSDGAALVGVDYPRSDTDFWNSYIKYTPEYAKELGLSLKTTNSQNDVAKLTANAQTFISQGVKGLAMAPQDTAAIAPTLAQLEAKKIPVVTVDTRPDSGKVYMVVRADNRAYGEKACQYLGTKLGGKGKVVMLQGGLDSINGRDRTEAFNECMKKNYPDITVFGEATNWDGAVAAQKLQTRLTQHPDIKGVYMQSSFALSGTLQVLKQKGLLVDPKDNKHVFVVSNDGIPEELKDIAAGKVDATVSQPADLYAKYALYYLKAAIDGKSFKPGKTDHDSTIIQVRDGLLEDQLSAPLVTADGGTYGGVPSVKSDDTSLWGNNLN, from the coding sequence ATGAGAGTCAGAACCACCCTCTGTTCCGCCGCTGCCACGCTCGCCGCACTGGCTCTGCTCACCGCCTGCGGCGGATCCGGCGGCGCCACCGCGTCGAGCGACGGCGCGGCCCTGGTCGGCGTGGACTACCCCCGTTCCGACACCGACTTCTGGAACTCGTACATCAAGTACACGCCGGAGTACGCCAAGGAGCTCGGTCTCTCGCTCAAGACCACGAACTCGCAGAACGACGTCGCCAAGTTGACCGCCAACGCGCAGACGTTCATCAGCCAGGGCGTGAAGGGCCTCGCCATGGCCCCGCAGGACACCGCCGCCATCGCGCCCACCCTGGCGCAGTTGGAGGCGAAGAAGATCCCGGTCGTCACCGTCGACACCCGCCCCGACAGCGGCAAGGTCTACATGGTCGTGCGCGCCGACAACCGCGCGTACGGCGAGAAGGCGTGCCAGTACCTCGGCACCAAGCTCGGCGGCAAGGGCAAGGTCGTCATGCTCCAGGGTGGCCTCGACTCCATCAACGGCCGTGACCGCACCGAGGCGTTCAACGAGTGCATGAAGAAGAACTACCCGGACATCACGGTGTTCGGTGAGGCCACCAACTGGGACGGCGCGGTCGCCGCGCAGAAGCTCCAGACGCGGCTGACCCAGCACCCGGACATCAAGGGCGTCTACATGCAGTCCAGCTTCGCCCTGTCCGGCACGCTCCAGGTCCTGAAGCAGAAGGGTCTGCTGGTGGACCCGAAGGACAACAAGCACGTGTTCGTGGTCTCCAACGACGGCATCCCCGAGGAACTCAAGGACATCGCCGCGGGCAAGGTCGACGCCACCGTCTCCCAGCCGGCCGACCTCTACGCCAAGTACGCCCTGTACTACCTGAAGGCCGCGATCGACGGGAAGAGCTTCAAGCCCGGCAAGACCGACCACGACAGCACCATCATCCAGGTCCGCGACGGCCTGCTGGAGGACCAGTTGTCCGCCCCGCTGGTCACCGCCGACGGCGGCACCTACGGCGGAGTGCCGAGCGTGAAGAGCGACGACACGTCCCTGTGGGGCAACAACCTCAACTGA
- a CDS encoding sugar ABC transporter ATP-binding protein, producing MSDGEPTVSPAPAPADDGRAPVGPPVVEATGIVKRFGPTVALNGVRITIRPGETHALVGRNGAGKSTLVSVLTGLQAPDEGTVTFGGAPAPRITDRDAWRRNVACVYQKSTIIPTLTVAENLFLNRHGRGRSRLISWQGVRRQAADLLSTWSVDVDPQTPAGELGVEQRQFVEIARALSFGARFIILDEPTAQLDGAAINRLFDRIRDLQRQGVTFLFISHHLQEVYEICDMVTVFRDARHILTAPVTELPRTELVGAMTGETAAGLRQERTSSLDADATPALSVSDLRGDAYDGVTFEVGAGEIVGLAGAAGSGRTEVAETVVGLRAADGGQVAVAGRRPRPGSVPAALAAGAGFVPQDRHHQGFVPDMSIADNATLSVPHRLGQNGFLSRRSRDRLAEGMIENLAIKTPGPELPVSALSGGNQQKVVMARALADDPKLLVLINPTAGVDVRSKEFLLGKVEETADAGTGVLIASDELDDLRMCDRVLVMFQGRVTSEIARGWHDHDLVAAMEGVDLHA from the coding sequence ATGAGCGACGGGGAGCCAACAGTCAGCCCCGCGCCCGCCCCGGCGGACGACGGACGGGCCCCTGTCGGCCCGCCCGTCGTCGAGGCGACGGGCATTGTGAAACGATTCGGTCCGACGGTGGCCCTGAACGGAGTCCGGATCACCATCAGGCCCGGCGAGACCCACGCGCTCGTCGGCCGCAACGGAGCGGGCAAGTCGACTCTGGTGTCCGTCCTCACCGGACTTCAGGCCCCGGACGAGGGAACGGTCACCTTCGGCGGCGCCCCGGCCCCCCGGATCACGGACCGCGACGCCTGGCGCCGCAACGTGGCCTGCGTCTACCAGAAGTCGACGATCATCCCCACCCTGACCGTGGCCGAGAACCTCTTCCTGAACCGGCACGGCCGCGGCCGCAGCAGGCTGATCAGCTGGCAGGGCGTACGCCGACAAGCCGCAGACCTGCTGTCCACCTGGTCCGTGGACGTCGACCCGCAGACCCCGGCGGGTGAACTCGGCGTCGAACAGCGGCAGTTCGTCGAGATCGCCCGCGCGCTGTCCTTCGGGGCGCGGTTCATCATCCTCGACGAACCCACCGCCCAGCTCGACGGCGCGGCGATCAACCGGCTCTTCGACCGGATCCGCGATCTGCAACGCCAGGGCGTGACCTTCCTGTTCATCAGCCACCATCTCCAAGAGGTCTACGAGATCTGCGACATGGTGACGGTGTTCCGGGACGCCCGGCACATCCTGACCGCGCCCGTCACCGAGCTGCCCCGGACCGAACTCGTCGGCGCCATGACCGGCGAGACGGCGGCCGGTCTGCGCCAGGAACGGACGAGTTCCCTGGACGCCGACGCGACGCCGGCACTGAGCGTCAGTGACCTGCGCGGCGACGCCTACGACGGCGTCACCTTCGAGGTGGGCGCCGGGGAGATCGTCGGACTCGCGGGGGCGGCCGGCAGCGGTCGTACCGAGGTCGCCGAGACCGTCGTAGGACTGCGGGCCGCCGACGGGGGACAGGTCGCGGTCGCCGGGCGGCGGCCCCGCCCGGGCAGCGTGCCGGCCGCCCTGGCCGCCGGCGCCGGCTTCGTCCCCCAGGACCGGCACCACCAGGGCTTCGTGCCCGACATGTCGATCGCGGACAACGCGACCCTGTCCGTGCCCCACCGGCTCGGGCAGAACGGGTTCCTCAGCAGGCGGAGCCGGGACCGGCTCGCCGAGGGCATGATCGAGAACCTGGCGATCAAGACACCCGGCCCCGAACTGCCCGTCTCCGCGCTGTCCGGGGGCAACCAGCAGAAGGTCGTCATGGCCCGCGCCCTCGCCGACGATCCGAAGCTGCTGGTGCTGATCAACCCGACCGCGGGCGTGGACGTGCGCTCCAAGGAGTTCCTCCTCGGCAAGGTCGAGGAGACCGCGGACGCCGGCACCGGGGTGCTCATCGCCTCCGACGAGCTCGACGACCTGCGCATGTGTGACCGGGTCCTGGTGATGTTCCAGGGCCGAGTGACCTCAGAGATCGCCCGCGGCTGGCACGACCACGACCTCGTGGCCGCGATGGAAGGAGTGGACCTTCATGCCTGA
- a CDS encoding ABC transporter permease, producing the protein MPETVLADTSAPEAKEPEARRTALFGGRIPLARLRDLALVPAIVVIAIVGQIVNPVFLQADNLINVLQTMSEIALLVLAQAMVLIVKKMDLSLESTMGLAPGVAAWLVVPTGAGHGLGLLPGAWAIPVTLAVGALVGVINALLIIRFGLNGFIVTLGMLIVLRGVLTGISGGQTFFQLPESMLYLGTAEWFGMPASIWLCLTLFAVAIVVLGWTSFGRSLYAIGGNVDAAKAAGIRTDRVLWIVIVTGSVLAALAGLLLSGRLASVASAQGNGYIFTVFAAAVIGGISLNGGKGTMFGAFSGILLLFMIQNVLTLAGVPAQWIGALNGLIILVALMISRITGGKVQE; encoded by the coding sequence ATGCCTGAGACCGTCCTCGCGGACACCTCCGCCCCCGAGGCCAAGGAGCCCGAGGCCAGGCGGACCGCGCTGTTCGGCGGCCGGATACCGTTGGCCCGGCTGCGCGACCTCGCCCTCGTCCCCGCGATCGTCGTCATCGCGATCGTCGGGCAGATCGTCAACCCCGTCTTCCTCCAGGCCGACAACCTCATCAACGTCCTCCAGACGATGTCCGAGATCGCCCTGCTGGTCCTCGCCCAGGCCATGGTCCTGATCGTCAAGAAGATGGACCTGTCGCTCGAGTCCACCATGGGCCTCGCGCCCGGCGTCGCGGCCTGGCTCGTCGTACCCACCGGTGCCGGACACGGCCTCGGGCTCCTCCCCGGCGCCTGGGCGATCCCGGTCACCCTGGCCGTGGGCGCGCTGGTCGGCGTCATCAACGCTCTGCTGATCATCCGCTTCGGCCTCAACGGCTTCATCGTCACCCTCGGCATGCTGATCGTCCTGCGCGGTGTCCTGACCGGCATCTCCGGCGGCCAGACCTTCTTCCAGCTGCCGGAGTCGATGCTCTACCTGGGCACGGCCGAATGGTTCGGGATGCCCGCCTCCATCTGGCTCTGCCTCACCCTGTTCGCCGTGGCCATCGTCGTACTCGGCTGGACCAGCTTCGGCCGCTCGCTGTACGCCATCGGCGGCAACGTCGACGCCGCGAAAGCGGCCGGCATCCGCACCGACCGGGTGCTGTGGATCGTCATCGTCACCGGCAGCGTGCTCGCCGCCCTCGCCGGACTGCTGCTGTCCGGGCGGCTGGCCTCGGTCGCCTCCGCGCAGGGCAACGGCTACATCTTCACCGTCTTCGCCGCCGCCGTCATCGGCGGGATCAGCCTCAACGGCGGCAAGGGCACCATGTTCGGCGCCTTCAGCGGCATCCTGCTGCTCTTCATGATCCAGAACGTGCTCACCCTGGCGGGTGTCCCCGCCCAGTGGATCGGCGCCCTCAACGGCCTGATCATCCTCGTCGCACTGATGATCTCGCGCATCACGGGCGGCAAGGTCCAGGAGTGA